AGCCTTATTGTGAGTGTATGAATCTATtgtgaaaatatattataaatatattatatttgtcAAAAACTCTTTATTTagtgatatttttattttttaaatcgaATTAGGTTCTTATTTTAAATCTTCCCGTTAATAAAAGAAGATACCGTACGgcaccaaaaagagaaaacaaaaggttgAATATGTTCAATTGGTCCGGCCCATTTGAACGGCCCAAAAGCTGGGGTGATACCTTAACCCGGgcttagaagaaaaagaaaatgggcaggaaacaaaagccaaaaacaaaaacaaacgcAAAACGCTACCTCGTGAACACCTTTCACTTCAATGGACGACCAGACTGGAGCACCGCCACCGGCTCCGAATTCGGAAGGCTACGATGATCCGACAATGGAGGACGATCCTTCCTCGACGGTCCTCGATCTCACCAGCTTCCAACTCCACGATCTGGACTCGATCGAGTTACCACCGAGTCTAACCGAGTTAGACGTGACGGCGAACCGCCTCACCAGCTTGGACACTCGGATTGCAACCCTCTCGAGCCTTAAGAAACTCTCACTCCGCCAAAACCTCATTGAAGACGCCGCCGTTGAGCCGATCTCTCGTTGGGACGCTCTGTCCGGTATCGAGGTacttcctttgttttcttttttaatgaaattaaaaggTGATTTTCTTGGCGGTTTGTTTGGTTCCCGGGAAAATTAACATTTGATATGGCCTGCAGGAGTTGGTGCTCAGCGATAATAAGCTAACGAAAATACCCGATGTTACCATATTCATCAAGCTTTTGGTTTTCGATGTTTCTTTCAACGAGATTACGTCGTTACATGGATTGTCCAAGGTCTCCAGCAAGCTCAAGAAGCTCTATGTTTCCAAAAATGAAGTTGCCAAGATTGAAGAGATTGACCACCTCCATGAGCTTCTAATTCTTGAGCTTGGTTCCAACAGATTACGGGTTAGTCTTCTTAACAGCAAAGTTTCAAGGAGCATTTGAAATTATGTACATGGCTGTATTGATAGTGTAGCAACTGGCATCCACCTTGTTATGATTGTATGCCGAAATGCCAAATCAGGTGATGGAGAATTTGCAGAACATGACACATTTACAAGAGCTGTGGCTTGGGCGGAATCGAATTAAGGTAGTGAATTTGTGTGGGCTGAAATGCATCAAGAAGATTAGCTTACAAAGCAATCGCTTAACTTCTATGACTGGATTCGAGGTACGGGGTGGCCGGTCCACTGTTGTTTCTTTGAGACAAACTCTCTAATGGATTGGTTGTATAAATATTGAAACTCACTTCCCGCCTCTTTTCCAGGAGTGTGTTGCTCTAGAGGAATTGTACTTGAGCCATAATGGTATTTCAAAAATGGAAGGCCTCTCAACCTTAGTCAACCTACATATCTTGGATGTATCAAACAATAAGCTAACGTCAGTGAATGGCATTGAAAACCTAACAATGTATGTGTTTTACCTCGTAGTAACTGTTCGTTTGATGTTGTTTTGTCTTTCATATTTGATTCTACCTTATAATGGGATTCTCGTGTATAGGTTAGAAGACCTGTGGCTTAATGACAACAGCATAGACTCAGTTGAAGGCATTGCTGAGGTTGTTGCTGGTTCAAAAGAGAAGCTCACTACCATTTATCTCGAGAATAATCCATGTGTATGGTTATCTGCAACCTGAAGGACctaaaatatttaaagttCTGGTATTTTATTCTTTCAGCACGCTTTGCTGCAGTTTAAGGAAGTTAAAATTAGTGTGTTCAGAAATGTGCAAGGTGGTATGTTAGAGTTCATGCAACTCTACTGCTTTGCTCACATAAGTATGGTGGTGAAATGTAGTAGCAATATTCTGATTGTTTGTTGAAAGTCCAATGTCTGgtaaagaaaaggaaaaatagtgGCAATGAGATTCCGTAAGCATGAATTATCTGACATATACATGCTTATATCTTCTAGGGTTTCATGTCCAGTAGTACGATGAAGGCAGGACGATGGTACTCTGTTTCTATGAACTGGTATATGgtcaaagaatattgaaagCAGATTTTTAGGTGGCAAAGAAGATTGGCAAATACTCttttacatataaatatatgattGATTAGCCGTGCatcttcctttttgttttgtgttgataattttttcttaattatgttGGCAGATGTATTTCATATGCTTTTAAGATTTTCTATATATTGATTCTTGCATCTCCTATTCCAGGCGAAATCTCCAAACTATGCTGCTGCCTTGAGACAAATCTTCCCAAATATACAGCAAATTGATTGTCATATATTTGCTTAAAGGTTTCCATGGCTTCAGCTCTGTCAACATAATTTTCATGTGAGCACTGGAAATCCATAACTGCAATGTAGGTATTCTttctcaacttttttttttaattcccagTGATTATAGTAGTGAGTGTCTTCTCAAAATGACTTATTTTTCGAGTTCTAATTCATGGATGTTGTTTGCAGGCAACCCTGTGGTTTGGGATACCAATTCATTCAGGATACTAATTAGGGACGCCCTATCTCAAAGGGGCAGGTGCTACGAAATAATGATCAATTGCAAAATCATGGATGGCTCAAGAACTCACTTGAtgattttaaaacaaatttgtgTTGTATTTTGAAGTTCTCTGTTATTTAGATCACCCggttttccttttcctctttcttgCTAATTTTATGTGGCAGGTAACGTTTGAACTTTTTAATCCATTCATATATGACATGTTGATTGTGTCAGTTTTGGATGTTGAGAAGATGCGTCAATAGCTTTACTGCCTTACGACAGCTTCCTTTGC
Above is a genomic segment from Prunus dulcis chromosome 7, ALMONDv2, whole genome shotgun sequence containing:
- the LOC117634306 gene encoding protein phosphatase 1 regulatory inhibitor subunit PPP1R7 homolog, with protein sequence MDDQTGAPPPAPNSEGYDDPTMEDDPSSTVLDLTSFQLHDLDSIELPPSLTELDVTANRLTSLDTRIATLSSLKKLSLRQNLIEDAAVEPISRWDALSGIEELVLSDNKLTKIPDVTIFIKLLVFDVSFNEITSLHGLSKVSSKLKKLYVSKNEVAKIEEIDHLHELLILELGSNRLRVMENLQNMTHLQELWLGRNRIKVVNLCGLKCIKKISLQSNRLTSMTGFEECVALEELYLSHNGISKMEGLSTLVNLHILDVSNNKLTSVNGIENLTMLEDLWLNDNSIDSVEGIAEVVAGSKEKLTTIYLENNPCAKSPNYAAALRQIFPNIQQIDCHIFA